In Shouchella patagoniensis, the following are encoded in one genomic region:
- a CDS encoding NADPH-dependent FMN reductase — MNIVALSGSVVGSKTRTAINEVVRTFEKNYPEIDVQLIDLADYNIQFSDGRNYLEYEGDTGFVAKALMDADAIIIGSPIFQASIPGALKNIFDLLPVQAFTDKIAGIVMTAGSAKHYLVAEQQLKPILGYMKAQIVQSYVFAEEKDFSQKQIVNNDVSFRIERLVEDTYVLATTYAKIREEQDDAYDF, encoded by the coding sequence ATGAATATTGTTGCCCTCTCAGGTTCGGTCGTTGGTTCAAAAACCCGTACGGCTATTAATGAAGTGGTGCGTACATTTGAAAAGAACTATCCAGAAATCGATGTCCAATTAATTGATTTGGCTGATTACAACATCCAATTTAGTGATGGGCGCAATTATCTTGAATACGAGGGTGATACTGGTTTTGTTGCAAAGGCGTTGATGGATGCTGATGCGATTATCATTGGTTCGCCTATCTTTCAAGCGTCCATTCCTGGAGCGTTAAAAAACATTTTTGATTTGCTACCTGTTCAGGCATTCACTGATAAAATCGCAGGAATTGTCATGACAGCAGGAAGTGCAAAGCATTATTTAGTTGCAGAACAACAGCTTAAACCGATTCTTGGTTATATGAAAGCGCAAATCGTGCAGTCGTATGTATTTGCAGAGGAAAAGGATTTTTCGCAGAAACAGATCGTCAACAATGATGTTTCGTTTCGAATTGAGCGTCTTGTTGAAGATACGTATGTGCTTGCCACCACGTATGCAAAAATCCGAGAAGAACAAGATGACGCTTATGATTTTTAA